A window from Flavobacterium gyeonganense encodes these proteins:
- a CDS encoding PorP/SprF family type IX secretion system membrane protein, producing MKLKIRILFGFMITSFYSYSQEGIPVYSDYLSDNYYLIHPSMAGAANCAKIRLTARKQWFGQDDAPSLQTLSFNGRIGERSGAGIIVFNDKNGYHSQKGVKLTYAHHIMFSRSELDLNQLSFGISGGMIQSQLDETSFGGTFDPIVFGSIQNDSYFNVDVGASYNFLDFYAHLTVQGLIETRRQLYTDYESDNLRKFLLSAGYVFGKSENITWEPSILFQYFDQTKEKSIDLNLKAYKNMDFGSIWAALSYRRSFDGARYSGGSGSGDQKLQYITPIVGLNYKKFMFAYTYSNVTGDVKFDTGGYHQITLGINLFCKRERYDCKCPAVN from the coding sequence ATGAAATTGAAAATCAGAATCTTGTTTGGTTTTATGATTACTTCATTCTATTCTTATTCACAAGAAGGAATTCCGGTATATTCTGATTATTTGTCAGATAATTATTACTTGATTCATCCTTCTATGGCTGGTGCTGCAAATTGTGCAAAAATAAGGCTTACTGCCAGAAAGCAGTGGTTTGGTCAGGATGATGCGCCCTCTTTACAAACGTTAAGTTTTAATGGAAGAATTGGAGAAAGATCCGGCGCAGGGATTATTGTTTTTAACGATAAAAATGGATATCATTCACAAAAAGGAGTAAAGCTTACTTATGCACATCATATTATGTTTTCAAGAAGTGAACTGGATTTGAATCAGCTTTCTTTTGGTATTAGCGGAGGCATGATTCAGAGTCAGCTGGATGAAACTTCATTTGGAGGAACTTTTGATCCAATTGTTTTTGGATCAATACAAAACGATTCTTATTTCAATGTTGATGTAGGGGCATCTTATAATTTTTTGGATTTTTATGCCCATTTAACTGTCCAGGGACTTATAGAAACCAGAAGGCAATTATATACGGATTATGAAAGTGATAATTTGAGAAAATTTCTTTTAAGTGCGGGATATGTTTTTGGAAAAAGTGAAAATATTACATGGGAACCTTCAATTTTATTTCAGTATTTTGATCAGACAAAAGAAAAATCTATCGACCTGAATTTAAAAGCGTATAAAAATATGGACTTTGGAAGTATATGGGCTGCACTGTCTTACAGAAGAAGTTTTGACGGAGCGAGATACAGCGGAGGAAGCGGATCAGGTGACCAAAAATTACAGTATATAACTCCTATTGTTGGTCTTAATTATAAAAAATTCATGTTTGCTTATACCTATTCAAACGTAACGGGTGATGTGAAATTTGATACAGGAGGATATCATCAGATTACTCTTGGAATTAATTTATTTTGTAAAAGAGAACGCTACGATTGTAAATGTCCAGCGGTTAATTAA
- the tsaB gene encoding tRNA (adenosine(37)-N6)-threonylcarbamoyltransferase complex dimerization subunit type 1 TsaB, producing the protein MSFILNIETATKNCSVAIAKDGETIICKEIAEEGYSHAEKLHVFIEEIIAESGISVHDLVAVAVSQGPGSYTGLRIGVSAAKGLCFALNIPLIAVDTLQTLASQAKISEGKIIAMLDARRMEVYSAIFSAELKTERAILAEVIDENSFKDFTEKLYFVGDCTEKCKTVLTKENFVFLEDIKYPSAAAMSKISYDKYQKSDTVDVAYFEPYYLKDFMVAAPKKQ; encoded by the coding sequence TTGTCTTTTATTCTTAATATCGAAACCGCTACCAAAAATTGTTCGGTAGCAATTGCTAAAGATGGCGAAACAATTATTTGCAAAGAAATTGCAGAAGAAGGTTATTCACATGCCGAAAAGCTACATGTTTTTATTGAAGAAATAATAGCTGAATCAGGGATTTCTGTTCACGATTTAGTCGCAGTTGCTGTAAGCCAGGGACCAGGTTCTTATACCGGACTTAGGATTGGGGTTTCAGCAGCAAAGGGATTGTGTTTTGCTTTAAATATTCCGTTGATTGCAGTAGATACTTTACAAACCTTGGCATCTCAGGCTAAAATTTCTGAGGGCAAAATAATTGCAATGCTGGACGCGCGGAGAATGGAAGTTTACAGTGCAATTTTTAGTGCTGAATTAAAAACTGAAAGAGCAATTCTGGCAGAAGTTATTGACGAAAATTCATTTAAAGATTTTACAGAAAAGCTGTATTTTGTTGGTGACTGTACAGAAAAATGCAAGACAGTATTAACTAAAGAGAATTTTGTGTTTTTAGAAGATATCAAATATCCTTCAGCTGCCGCAATGAGTAAAATTAGTTACGATAAATATCAAAAAAGCGACACTGTAGATGTCGCTTACTTTGAACCTTATTATTTAAAAGATTTTATGGTTGCTGCACCAAAAAAGCAATAA
- a CDS encoding efflux RND transporter periplasmic adaptor subunit produces the protein MSKKTIYFLIGGAIIIIAALIGLSKSGVIGNKDEGKEVEISKVIASTIVETVSATGKIQPEIEVKISPEVSGEIILLNVKEGQVVKKGDLLVKINPDLYTSSYNRSVSNLSGTKAGLTQSEASFKEAKANYERNKTLYDKGVISKSDWDKAIASFEVAKATRQSSYYNVQSASASVNEAKDNLGRTTIYSPADGTISVLNVELGERVLGTQQMAGTELLRVANLNNMEVEVDVNENDIVKIKIGDEANVEVDAYLKKKFKGVVTSISNSASTTLTSDQVTNFKVKVRILKESYQDLLEGKPSSYSPFRPGMTATVDIITTTKTNVLAVPISSVVVKSDTTAVKDFKVEDPNEKKTAPKSDKKFECVFVKVGDKAKIRIIKTGIQDDTNIEVISGLKPGDVVITGPYTTVSKELNSGDKVKLKKTETSKK, from the coding sequence ATGTCAAAAAAAACAATTTATTTCTTAATTGGCGGTGCAATAATTATAATTGCGGCTTTAATAGGACTTTCTAAATCGGGAGTGATAGGAAATAAGGACGAAGGAAAAGAAGTAGAGATATCAAAAGTTATAGCTTCCACAATTGTTGAAACTGTTTCGGCTACAGGTAAAATTCAACCAGAAATAGAAGTCAAGATTTCTCCGGAAGTTTCGGGCGAAATTATTTTATTAAATGTAAAAGAGGGGCAGGTTGTTAAAAAGGGAGATTTATTAGTGAAAATAAATCCGGATTTATACACTTCAAGTTACAATCGTTCAGTTTCAAATTTATCAGGTACCAAGGCGGGATTAACGCAGTCGGAAGCTAGTTTTAAAGAAGCAAAAGCGAATTATGAACGTAATAAAACTTTGTATGACAAAGGTGTTATTTCAAAGTCTGACTGGGATAAAGCTATAGCTTCTTTTGAAGTTGCAAAAGCTACAAGACAAAGTTCTTACTATAATGTTCAGAGTGCTTCTGCATCGGTAAATGAAGCAAAAGATAATTTAGGACGTACTACAATATATTCTCCTGCAGACGGAACCATTTCTGTACTAAATGTAGAATTGGGTGAACGAGTTTTAGGAACACAGCAAATGGCAGGAACTGAACTTTTAAGAGTGGCCAACCTTAATAATATGGAGGTTGAAGTTGATGTTAATGAGAATGATATTGTAAAAATAAAAATTGGAGACGAAGCGAATGTTGAAGTAGATGCTTATCTAAAAAAGAAATTTAAAGGTGTTGTAACCAGTATTTCTAATTCGGCAAGTACGACTTTAACATCAGATCAGGTAACTAATTTTAAGGTTAAGGTTAGAATTTTAAAAGAATCTTATCAGGATTTGCTTGAAGGAAAACCATCTTCATATTCTCCATTTAGACCAGGTATGACTGCAACTGTTGATATTATCACTACAACAAAAACAAATGTTTTGGCAGTACCTATCAGCTCTGTTGTGGTAAAATCGGATACAACTGCTGTGAAAGATTTTAAAGTTGAGGATCCGAATGAGAAAAAAACAGCGCCAAAAAGCGATAAAAAATTTGAATGTGTTTTTGTAAAAGTGGGTGATAAAGCAAAAATCAGAATTATCAAAACCGGAATTCAGGATGATACTAATATCGAGGTGATTTCAGGATTGAAACCAGGCGATGTGGTAATTACCGGACCTTACACGACTGTTTCCAAAGAATTAAATTCCGGGGATAAAGTGAAGCTTAAAAAGACTGAAACCTCGAAGAAATAA
- a CDS encoding LytR/AlgR family response regulator transcription factor, which yields MKCVIIDDEPLAVDLLKDFVSKVDSLELISTFNNAIDAVSFINQNNVDLIFLDIQMPHFSGIEFLNTIEKKPLIIFTTAYSDYAVEGFNLGAVDYLVKPIPFHRFLKAVVRAQQILNPPTVQAISENTTIPELEQDFMFVRAEYENVKMNFADILFIEGLKDYVKIYTTDNKFTLTLISLIKLENLLFSKGFSRIHRSYIINIKHVKSIQKNKVLISDKRIPISESYKNAFFERINL from the coding sequence ATGAAATGTGTAATTATAGATGATGAACCTTTAGCAGTAGATTTACTAAAAGATTTTGTTAGCAAAGTAGATTCATTAGAATTAATAAGCACTTTTAATAATGCTATTGATGCAGTGTCTTTTATTAATCAAAACAATGTAGATTTAATTTTCCTTGATATCCAGATGCCTCATTTTTCAGGTATTGAATTCTTAAATACTATCGAAAAAAAGCCTTTAATTATTTTCACAACAGCTTATTCTGATTATGCTGTTGAAGGTTTTAATCTTGGTGCAGTAGATTATTTAGTAAAACCAATTCCGTTTCACCGATTCCTGAAGGCTGTAGTCAGAGCACAGCAAATTTTAAATCCTCCAACCGTTCAGGCTATTTCTGAAAACACTACAATTCCTGAATTAGAACAGGATTTTATGTTTGTAAGGGCTGAATATGAAAATGTTAAAATGAATTTCGCTGATATTTTATTTATCGAAGGTTTAAAAGATTACGTGAAAATTTATACAACAGACAATAAATTCACACTCACTCTGATTAGCCTGATAAAATTAGAAAATTTGCTTTTCAGCAAAGGATTTTCGAGAATACACAGGTCTTATATTATCAACATCAAACATGTAAAATCAATACAAAAAAATAAGGTTTTGATTAGTGATAAACGAATTCCTATTAGCGAAAGCTACAAAAATGCCTTTTTCGAAAGAATCAATTTATAG
- a CDS encoding DUF4907 domain-containing protein: protein MYTKKALHAESIKTASGWGYTISHKDKVIIKQTIIPVISDAKSFNSEDDALKVAGLVIKKLYQNRSPSVTKNDLILLKIKM from the coding sequence TTGTACACAAAAAAAGCACTACATGCTGAATCTATAAAAACCGCTTCGGGCTGGGGATATACAATTTCGCATAAAGATAAAGTTATAATCAAGCAAACCATAATTCCGGTTATTAGTGACGCAAAAAGTTTTAACTCAGAAGATGACGCCTTAAAAGTTGCCGGATTAGTTATAAAAAAACTCTATCAAAACAGATCGCCATCGGTAACCAAAAATGATTTAATTTTATTAAAAATAAAAATGTAA
- a CDS encoding mechanosensitive ion channel family protein: MDVNPNQLSSYATKFIDILIDYSPKLISAFLILFVGLYAIRLINRIIRKIMVKRHLDPTLTKFLADILLWVLRILLFVTFISKLGIETSSFVAILGAMGLAVGLSLQGSLSNFAGGMLIIVFKPFKVGDTIEAQGVIATVVEIQIFVTKLVTGNNQTVFVPNGALSNGNIINYSMQGERKADLTFSVSYDSDIKKAKDILLDVLIRNPKVLKTPAPEVFVKNLSASSIDFAVRPWAKNENYGAVFSETLENCKIALDEAGIAIQPYTVQK, from the coding sequence ATGGATGTAAACCCAAACCAGCTTTCCAGTTACGCAACGAAATTTATTGATATTTTAATTGATTATTCACCGAAGTTGATCTCGGCATTTCTAATTTTATTTGTAGGCTTATATGCTATAAGACTGATAAACAGAATTATTAGAAAAATAATGGTCAAAAGACATTTAGACCCTACATTAACTAAGTTTCTTGCTGATATTTTGCTTTGGGTCTTAAGAATATTGTTATTTGTAACCTTTATTTCAAAACTCGGAATTGAAACTTCATCATTTGTAGCCATTTTAGGAGCCATGGGACTTGCGGTTGGCTTATCACTACAGGGTTCACTTTCAAATTTTGCGGGCGGAATGCTAATTATTGTTTTTAAGCCTTTTAAAGTAGGAGACACAATTGAGGCACAAGGAGTGATTGCAACCGTAGTCGAAATTCAAATTTTTGTTACAAAATTAGTTACGGGTAATAACCAAACAGTTTTTGTACCTAATGGAGCTTTATCTAATGGAAATATAATCAATTATTCAATGCAGGGTGAGCGAAAAGCTGATTTGACCTTTTCTGTTTCATATGATTCAGATATCAAAAAAGCTAAAGACATATTACTAGATGTTTTAATTAGAAATCCTAAGGTCCTCAAAACTCCTGCACCTGAAGTATTTGTAAAAAATTTATCGGCAAGTTCTATTGATTTTGCTGTTCGTCCCTGGGCAAAAAATGAAAATTACGGAGCCGTTTTTTCTGAAACTTTAGAGAATTGCAAAATAGCATTAGATGAAGCAGGTATTGCTATTCAGCCATATACAGTACAGAAATAA
- a CDS encoding gamma carbonic anhydrase family protein yields the protein MLIKAVNGKSPVIPDDCYVAENATIVGDVTFGDLCSVWFNAVIRGDVNFIKIGNKVNIQDGAIIHCTYQKHATIIGNNVSIGHNAIVHGCTIQDNVLIGMGAIVMDNCVVESNSIIAAGAVLTQNTVVTSGSIYAGVPAKKVKDIDQSDFAGEIERISNNYVMYSGWFKE from the coding sequence ATGTTGATAAAAGCTGTAAACGGAAAATCTCCTGTAATTCCTGATGATTGTTATGTTGCTGAAAATGCTACTATTGTTGGCGATGTAACTTTTGGTGATTTATGCAGTGTTTGGTTTAATGCTGTAATTAGGGGAGACGTAAATTTTATTAAAATTGGAAATAAAGTAAATATTCAGGACGGGGCGATTATACATTGTACGTATCAAAAGCATGCCACAATTATTGGCAATAATGTTTCAATTGGGCACAATGCTATTGTACATGGTTGTACTATTCAGGACAATGTTTTGATTGGAATGGGAGCGATTGTAATGGACAATTGCGTTGTAGAAAGTAATTCGATTATTGCAGCCGGAGCGGTTTTAACACAAAATACAGTTGTAACCTCAGGAAGTATTTATGCTGGTGTCCCTGCCAAAAAAGTGAAAGATATTGATCAGTCAGATTTTGCAGGTGAAATTGAGCGTATCTCAAATAACTATGTGATGTATTCGGGCTGGTTTAAAGAATAA
- a CDS encoding YtxH domain-containing protein produces MGLSSFFKNLFGKNQERSTQIENPDQHTGEKAYIEKTENLVEETLNKLKEVSEPILEDAAEFTNHAKDILSEYAEKTADSINDIVDAVKESIESDDKQPIVYDTVVDISEKPITETD; encoded by the coding sequence ATGGGATTATCATCGTTTTTTAAAAATTTATTTGGCAAAAATCAGGAAAGGTCAACTCAAATAGAAAACCCAGATCAACATACTGGCGAAAAAGCATACATTGAAAAAACAGAAAACTTAGTTGAAGAAACTTTAAATAAACTCAAAGAAGTTTCTGAACCAATACTGGAAGATGCTGCTGAGTTTACTAATCATGCCAAAGACATACTAAGTGAATATGCAGAAAAAACCGCTGACTCTATAAATGACATTGTTGATGCTGTAAAAGAAAGTATAGAAAGTGATGATAAGCAGCCAATTGTTTATGATACTGTTGTAGATATTAGCGAAAAGCCAATAACAGAAACTGACTAA
- a CDS encoding Kelch repeat-containing protein: MSNSWEAKADFGGTARYGAVGFQVGGKAYFGTGYDGNYLKDFYQYNDTDNTWKLVSGFSGNKRRNATVFVINDLAYLGTGVNNGTYQEDFYEFNPATEVWTKLRDIDQDDDDDYSWNDDYAITRSNASSFSLNGLGYIVGGEGIKTVWEYNPTTDLWIERTALEGAARTDAVGFAINNRGFLMLGRIGSTYFDDAWEFKPLEEQNDDDN, encoded by the coding sequence GTGAGCAATAGCTGGGAGGCAAAAGCTGATTTTGGAGGAACAGCACGTTATGGAGCTGTTGGTTTTCAGGTAGGCGGAAAAGCGTATTTCGGAACTGGTTATGACGGAAATTATCTAAAAGATTTCTATCAGTATAACGACACTGACAATACATGGAAACTTGTTAGTGGATTTAGTGGAAATAAAAGACGAAATGCTACTGTATTCGTTATAAATGATTTAGCTTATCTAGGAACTGGTGTAAATAACGGAACCTATCAGGAAGATTTCTATGAATTTAATCCTGCAACTGAAGTTTGGACAAAGCTGCGAGACATTGATCAGGACGACGATGATGATTACAGCTGGAACGATGACTATGCAATAACCCGTTCAAACGCATCGAGTTTCAGCCTGAATGGATTAGGTTATATCGTAGGCGGTGAGGGCATCAAAACGGTATGGGAATATAACCCAACAACTGATCTTTGGATAGAGAGAACAGCTCTTGAAGGAGCAGCCAGAACTGATGCCGTAGGTTTTGCCATTAACAACAGAGGCTTTTTAATGTTAGGACGAATTGGTTCAACCTACTTCGATGATGCCTGGGAGTTCAAACCTTTAGAAGAACAAAATGACGATGATAATTAA
- a CDS encoding sensor histidine kinase yields MNIGTLKNRNSNKVLFHITIWTFFILTSLIQFYESPFRINNDFYVQWGTGIILFYLNYFYLVPVLLLEKKYWLYFIFVLALILLFMIIRINYFFPEFNHLRMQNMMPPKMMPEEVKMFLKEGRMKVRQHKQPLFFKIGPSFFYLLITTISAIIRTLTEFYQNQQNKLIAETHRTNTELNYLRKQTNPHFLFNSLNSIYSLAHKKSDLVPDAIVTLSELMRYMLYETDNKTVALEKEINYIQNYIELQKLRLNNIEDIVINIHGDPKNKFIEPLLLISFIENAFKYGTDYKGVAHVKIKVIIIENDLDFWTENTIENYEKDPENSGIGLANIQSRLDLLYPNAHELTIKQDSQYYRVHLNLKLDKIQTDIQ; encoded by the coding sequence ATGAATATCGGTACCCTTAAAAATAGAAATTCAAATAAAGTTTTATTCCATATTACTATATGGACGTTCTTTATACTGACATCATTGATTCAGTTTTACGAAAGTCCTTTTAGAATTAATAATGATTTCTATGTACAATGGGGAACCGGAATTATTTTATTTTATCTCAACTATTTTTATCTGGTACCCGTATTGCTTCTCGAAAAAAAATATTGGCTGTATTTTATTTTTGTCCTGGCACTGATTTTACTTTTTATGATTATCCGAATTAATTATTTTTTTCCTGAATTCAATCATTTACGTATGCAAAACATGATGCCACCTAAAATGATGCCAGAGGAAGTAAAGATGTTTTTGAAAGAAGGCAGAATGAAAGTCCGTCAGCATAAACAGCCACTTTTTTTTAAAATTGGGCCGTCATTTTTCTATCTTTTAATTACGACCATTAGTGCGATAATTAGGACCTTAACAGAATTTTATCAAAACCAGCAAAACAAATTAATTGCCGAAACACACAGGACTAATACTGAATTGAATTATTTACGAAAACAGACTAATCCACATTTTTTATTTAATTCCCTCAACAGCATCTATTCTTTGGCTCATAAAAAATCTGATTTGGTTCCTGATGCCATCGTAACATTATCAGAATTAATGCGGTATATGCTGTATGAAACAGACAACAAAACGGTGGCTTTAGAAAAAGAGATCAATTATATTCAGAATTATATTGAATTACAAAAATTGAGACTCAACAATATTGAAGACATAGTTATAAATATTCACGGAGATCCTAAAAATAAATTCATCGAGCCTTTATTATTAATTTCATTTATTGAAAATGCCTTTAAATACGGTACTGATTATAAAGGAGTTGCTCATGTAAAAATCAAGGTTATCATTATTGAAAATGATCTCGATTTTTGGACAGAAAATACAATTGAAAATTATGAAAAAGACCCTGAAAATTCAGGTATTGGTTTAGCAAACATTCAAAGCAGGCTGGATTTGCTATATCCTAATGCACATGAGTTGACAATAAAACAAGACAGCCAATATTATCGCGTACATCTGAATTTGAAATTAGATAAAATACAAACTGACATTCAATAA
- a CDS encoding NifU family protein: MAKITIKETQNPTIIKFEFDDFITQNQNFEFKNIDEAQSSPLAQQLFYLPFVKTVYISGNFIAVERFSIVEWEDVQDAVAEQIEAFVNKGGTIVNIDENKPKKQPITVYGETTPNPAALKFVVSRMLTRNAVEYKNIDQTASSPLAQELFKFPYVKEVFIDENYISVTKYEINNWEEITLELRTFIKQFIENGGTVLDESLIETATKNDVTKDEAFDKLDVTSQQIINILEEYVKPAVAADGGNIAFDSYNEDNKVVKVILQGACSGCPSSTFTLKSGIENMLKSMLNDEQITVEALNA; encoded by the coding sequence ATGGCAAAAATCACTATAAAAGAAACTCAAAATCCTACCATTATAAAGTTTGAATTTGATGATTTCATTACACAAAATCAAAATTTTGAGTTTAAAAACATTGATGAAGCACAATCATCACCATTAGCCCAGCAGTTATTTTATCTTCCATTCGTAAAGACTGTTTACATTTCTGGAAATTTTATCGCTGTAGAAAGATTCAGTATCGTAGAATGGGAAGATGTCCAGGATGCAGTAGCCGAGCAAATTGAAGCTTTTGTAAATAAAGGCGGAACTATTGTGAATATAGACGAAAACAAACCTAAAAAACAGCCAATTACAGTTTACGGGGAAACAACTCCTAATCCGGCTGCATTAAAATTTGTGGTAAGCAGAATGCTAACCCGAAATGCTGTTGAATACAAAAACATTGACCAGACAGCTTCTTCTCCGTTGGCTCAGGAATTATTCAAATTTCCTTATGTAAAAGAAGTTTTTATTGATGAAAATTACATTTCGGTAACGAAATACGAAATCAATAACTGGGAAGAAATTACACTTGAACTTAGAACTTTCATCAAACAATTTATTGAAAACGGAGGAACCGTTTTAGATGAAAGTTTAATTGAAACTGCTACTAAAAATGATGTAACCAAAGATGAAGCTTTTGACAAATTAGATGTTACTTCCCAACAAATCATTAACATTCTGGAGGAATATGTAAAACCAGCGGTTGCAGCAGATGGAGGAAACATTGCTTTTGATTCTTATAATGAAGACAACAAAGTTGTAAAAGTTATTTTACAGGGAGCATGCAGCGGCTGTCCGTCTTCTACATTTACTTTAAAAAGCGGTATAGAAAACATGCTGAAAAGTATGCTAAATGATGAGCAGATCACTGTTGAAGCGCTAAACGCATAA
- a CDS encoding DUF6268 family outer membrane beta-barrel protein yields the protein MKAQEKLAVDFNLKTEPTQEINFNETNASIAVYKKINDKNEITNKLEYTNLKIKYDTRTYYDFENLNQFNQIQNKFGISHKVSEATRLNFSVRPTINFQQNLNISDVTLLGSFQLKQQLNSKTGLNIGAERSTIFGTPKFIPTLSISGKINDQTNILIGFPDTAISYSNNERNKFSISNSFNGNFYNLDKSPETYSNAAKISTSQITTAFDYERNMDKNWFVNFKAGYNFNKQYHLLDENNHKLYDFNSGNGYILSIGIKYKQ from the coding sequence ATGAAAGCACAAGAAAAGCTTGCTGTTGATTTTAATTTAAAGACAGAACCAACACAAGAAATAAATTTTAATGAAACAAATGCCAGTATAGCTGTTTATAAAAAAATAAATGATAAAAATGAGATTACAAATAAATTAGAGTACACAAATCTGAAAATAAAATACGACACAAGAACTTATTATGATTTTGAGAATCTGAATCAGTTTAATCAGATTCAAAACAAATTCGGGATATCACATAAAGTTTCTGAGGCTACAAGATTAAATTTTTCAGTTAGGCCAACAATCAATTTTCAACAAAATTTAAACATTTCAGATGTAACCCTTTTAGGGAGTTTCCAATTGAAACAGCAGTTGAATTCAAAAACAGGATTAAATATCGGAGCCGAAAGATCAACAATTTTCGGTACTCCTAAATTTATACCAACACTGTCAATTTCAGGCAAAATAAACGATCAAACTAATATTTTAATAGGTTTTCCGGATACAGCAATATCTTACTCCAACAATGAGCGAAACAAATTTAGTATCAGCAATAGTTTTAATGGGAATTTTTACAATTTGGATAAGTCTCCGGAAACATACAGTAATGCAGCCAAAATAAGCACTTCTCAAATCACAACAGCCTTTGATTATGAACGGAATATGGATAAAAATTGGTTTGTAAACTTTAAAGCAGGTTACAATTTTAACAAACAATATCATTTACTGGACGAAAACAATCATAAACTATATGATTTTAATAGTGGCAACGGTTACATTTTAAGCATTGGGATCAAATACAAACAATAA